The Hyalangium gracile genome includes a window with the following:
- the ruvX gene encoding Holliday junction resolvase RuvX yields MRTLGLDVGTKTIGVAVSDGLGLTAQAVTTIRRTNLKADLAELAGLAREHEASRLVVGLPLNMDGSEGPRAEASRKFADAASQALGLPVEFWDERLSTVAAERTLLEADLSRAKRRQVIDQVAAQFILQGWLDAHRSVADGHADDYDPEA; encoded by the coding sequence ATGCGCACGCTGGGCCTCGACGTGGGTACCAAGACCATCGGGGTGGCCGTCTCGGACGGGCTCGGGCTGACCGCCCAGGCCGTCACCACGATACGGCGCACCAACCTCAAGGCGGACCTCGCGGAGCTGGCCGGGCTAGCGCGCGAGCACGAGGCCTCACGCCTCGTCGTGGGGCTGCCCCTCAACATGGATGGCTCGGAGGGCCCGCGCGCCGAGGCCTCCCGGAAGTTCGCCGACGCGGCGAGCCAGGCGCTCGGCCTGCCGGTGGAGTTCTGGGACGAGCGGCTGTCCACGGTGGCGGCCGAGCGGACCCTGCTCGAGGCGGACCTCTCCCGAGCCAAGCGCCGCCAGGTCATCGATCAGGTGGCCGCCCAGTTCATCCTCCAGGGCTGGCTCGACGCCCACCGCTCGGTGGCCGACGGGCATGCGGACGACTACGACCCGGAGGCCTGA
- a CDS encoding PrkA family serine protein kinase — MKDAEKGSWVSKIAAMQDAKTYAELNWEGSFEDYLEIVRKNPKITRTAYQRIYDMILSHGKTEYIDNKKKLIRYHFFSDERFGGRDAIFGLDVPLMKLVNVFKSAAQGYGTEKRVILLHGPVGSSKSTIARLLKKGMEEYSKTPEGAAYTYSWTTDKKQPDGTVIKEKMKCPMNEEPLNLIPREWRPKVFAELSPPDSGYTIPDGCELCPACRFVFKELMTQYQGDFAKVMSHVRVNRLIFSEKDRVGVGTFQPKDEKNQDSTELTGDINYRKIAEYGSDSDPRAFNFDGEFNIANRGIIEFVEVLKLDVAFLYDLLGASQEHKIKPKKFPQTDIDEVIIGHTNEPEYKKLENNEFMEALRDRTVKIDVPYITKLGEEVKIYEKDFNSRAIKGKHIAPHTLEMAAMWAVMTRLEEPKKHNLSLLQKLKLYNGKTLPNFTEDNIKELRKESVREGLEGISPRYIQDKISNALVSDKGEGCINPFMVLNELDAGLKTHSLINSEDARKRFKELLTTVKQEYEDIVKNEVQRAISADEDAIGKLCGNYIDNIKAYTQKEKVKNKYTGLYEEPDERLMRAIEEKIDIPESRKDDFRREIMNYIGALAVEGKTFNYRTNERLHKALELKLFEDQKDSIKLKNLVSSVVDKETQEKIDLVKDRMMKNYGYCEICSTDVLNFVASIFARGDAKE, encoded by the coding sequence ATGAAGGACGCTGAGAAGGGTTCGTGGGTCTCCAAGATCGCCGCGATGCAGGACGCGAAGACCTACGCGGAGCTCAACTGGGAGGGCTCTTTCGAGGACTACCTCGAGATCGTCCGGAAGAATCCCAAGATCACCCGCACCGCCTACCAGAGGATCTACGACATGATCCTCAGCCACGGGAAGACGGAGTACATCGACAACAAGAAGAAGCTCATCCGCTACCACTTCTTCAGTGATGAGCGCTTCGGCGGCCGTGACGCCATCTTCGGCCTGGACGTGCCGCTGATGAAGCTGGTCAACGTCTTCAAGTCCGCCGCCCAGGGCTACGGCACCGAGAAGCGCGTCATCCTCCTGCACGGCCCCGTCGGCTCCTCCAAGTCCACCATCGCCCGCCTGCTCAAGAAGGGCATGGAGGAGTACTCCAAGACGCCCGAGGGTGCCGCGTACACCTACTCCTGGACCACCGACAAGAAGCAGCCGGACGGCACGGTCATCAAGGAGAAGATGAAGTGCCCCATGAACGAGGAGCCGCTCAACCTCATCCCTCGTGAGTGGCGCCCCAAGGTGTTCGCCGAGCTGTCCCCTCCCGACAGCGGCTACACCATCCCGGATGGCTGCGAGCTGTGCCCCGCCTGCCGCTTCGTCTTCAAGGAGCTGATGACGCAGTACCAGGGTGACTTCGCCAAGGTGATGAGCCACGTGCGCGTCAACCGCCTCATCTTCAGCGAGAAGGACCGCGTCGGCGTCGGCACCTTCCAGCCCAAGGACGAGAAGAACCAGGACTCCACCGAGCTCACCGGCGACATCAACTACCGGAAGATCGCCGAGTACGGCTCGGACTCGGACCCGCGCGCCTTCAACTTCGACGGCGAGTTCAACATCGCCAACCGCGGCATCATCGAGTTCGTCGAGGTGCTCAAGCTGGACGTGGCCTTCCTCTACGATCTGCTCGGCGCCTCGCAGGAGCACAAGATCAAGCCGAAGAAGTTCCCCCAGACGGACATCGACGAAGTCATCATCGGCCACACCAACGAGCCCGAGTACAAGAAGCTCGAGAACAACGAGTTCATGGAGGCGCTGCGTGACCGTACGGTGAAGATCGACGTGCCGTACATCACCAAGCTGGGCGAGGAGGTGAAGATCTACGAGAAGGACTTCAACTCGCGCGCCATCAAGGGCAAGCACATCGCCCCGCACACCCTGGAGATGGCCGCCATGTGGGCGGTGATGACGCGCCTGGAGGAGCCCAAGAAGCACAACCTGTCGCTCCTGCAGAAGCTCAAGCTCTACAACGGCAAGACGCTGCCCAACTTCACCGAGGACAACATCAAGGAGCTCCGCAAGGAGTCCGTCCGCGAGGGCCTCGAGGGCATCAGCCCCCGCTACATCCAGGACAAGATCTCCAACGCCCTGGTGAGCGACAAGGGCGAGGGCTGCATCAACCCCTTCATGGTCCTCAACGAGCTGGACGCGGGCCTCAAGACGCACTCGCTCATCAACAGCGAGGACGCCCGCAAGCGCTTCAAGGAGCTGCTCACCACCGTGAAGCAGGAGTACGAGGACATCGTCAAGAACGAGGTCCAGCGCGCCATCTCCGCCGATGAGGACGCCATCGGCAAGCTGTGCGGCAACTACATCGACAACATCAAGGCCTACACCCAGAAGGAGAAGGTCAAGAACAAGTACACCGGCCTCTACGAGGAGCCGGATGAGCGCCTGATGCGCGCCATCGAGGAGAAGATCGACATCCCCGAGAGCCGCAAGGACGACTTCCGCCGCGAGATCATGAACTACATCGGCGCGCTCGCCGTCGAGGGGAAGACCTTCAACTACCGGACCAACGAGCGACTCCACAAGGCGCTGGAGCTCAAGCTGTTCGAGGATCAGAAGGACAGCATCAAGCTCAAGAACCTGGTGTCCAGCGTGGTGGACAAGGAGACGCAGGAGAAGATCGATCTCGTGAAGGACCGGATGATGAAGAACTACGGTTACTGCGAGATCTGCTCCACGGACGTGCTCAACTTCGTGGCGAGCATCTTCGCCCGCGGCGACGCGAAGGAGTAG
- a CDS encoding ArnT family glycosyltransferase, translated as MLSAVPEPEREPSPRLLLGLLIVAALVPRLVVFPVNENLYGDAVARTELAERWLQAPHFIRSFKDGALQFGPLHLYMVGAALKVIDREHAGRAVSLLFGVLSVVPLFALTRRYFGWRAGLWAGLAFCVWGMHLQMSTTAASEAVALFFMLSVFALFSQALEESRFGPLFGAAVVLNLACALRYDAWMYIPLLAVMPLLWRGDKVAGVTMAVSFGLLCLPFPLLWMQGNELAHGDPLYPIKYIDEFHKNWVASSGGGGKDWWLRAQGLGFWPGTALFTLTPGVALLGMAGMVKAWRERPELRWLVLAALVPTAYYTFRAAVLLDFMPLGRFTVTQVVLVLPFVALGLKACVGAWGAGAGKAVAGTSLALAVTMPVALGLSTFRVDGSWRDSLRPVSPTSTNPQPVMQAVRFIEAEVAEKGKAFVLDSDDRYMDLQLGFFVGLPEARMVRMRWGGFRQRVETERPEYLVRFEQGALAREPWVKLEGRTLRLGDVTYEEVDGFSAPVHVYRLRP; from the coding sequence ATGCTGTCGGCGGTGCCCGAGCCCGAGCGTGAGCCGTCCCCGCGGCTGCTGCTCGGGCTGTTGATCGTCGCGGCGCTGGTGCCTCGGCTGGTGGTGTTCCCGGTGAACGAGAACCTGTACGGGGACGCGGTGGCGCGCACGGAGCTGGCCGAGCGCTGGCTGCAGGCGCCGCACTTCATCCGATCATTCAAGGATGGGGCGCTGCAGTTCGGGCCGCTGCACCTGTACATGGTGGGGGCGGCGCTGAAGGTGATCGATCGGGAGCACGCGGGCCGGGCGGTGAGCCTGCTGTTCGGCGTGCTGTCGGTGGTGCCGCTGTTCGCGCTGACGCGGCGCTACTTCGGCTGGCGCGCGGGGCTGTGGGCGGGCCTGGCCTTCTGCGTCTGGGGCATGCACCTGCAGATGTCCACCACGGCGGCCAGCGAGGCGGTGGCGCTGTTCTTCATGCTGAGCGTGTTCGCGCTGTTCTCGCAGGCGCTGGAGGAGAGCCGGTTCGGCCCGCTGTTCGGGGCGGCGGTGGTGCTGAACCTGGCATGCGCGCTGCGCTACGACGCCTGGATGTACATTCCCCTGCTGGCGGTGATGCCGCTGCTGTGGAGGGGGGACAAGGTGGCGGGCGTGACGATGGCCGTGTCCTTCGGCCTGCTGTGCCTGCCGTTTCCGCTGCTGTGGATGCAGGGCAACGAGCTGGCGCACGGCGATCCGCTCTACCCCATCAAGTACATCGACGAGTTCCACAAGAACTGGGTGGCGAGCTCGGGCGGCGGGGGGAAGGACTGGTGGCTGCGTGCCCAGGGACTGGGCTTCTGGCCGGGGACGGCGCTCTTCACGCTCACTCCGGGGGTGGCGCTGCTGGGGATGGCCGGCATGGTGAAGGCGTGGCGCGAGCGGCCGGAGCTGCGCTGGCTGGTGCTGGCGGCGCTGGTGCCCACCGCTTACTACACCTTCCGGGCGGCGGTGCTGCTCGACTTCATGCCGCTGGGGCGCTTCACGGTGACTCAGGTGGTGCTGGTGCTGCCGTTCGTCGCGCTCGGCCTCAAGGCATGCGTGGGGGCGTGGGGGGCAGGGGCGGGCAAGGCGGTGGCGGGGACGAGCCTCGCGCTGGCGGTGACGATGCCCGTGGCGCTGGGCCTCTCTACCTTCCGGGTGGACGGGAGCTGGCGCGACTCGCTGAGGCCCGTGAGCCCGACCTCCACCAATCCGCAGCCGGTGATGCAGGCGGTGCGCTTCATCGAGGCGGAGGTGGCGGAGAAGGGGAAGGCGTTCGTGCTCGACAGCGACGATCGGTACATGGATCTGCAGCTCGGCTTCTTCGTCGGGCTGCCCGAGGCCCGCATGGTGCGGATGCGCTGGGGCGGCTTCCGGCAGCGGGTGGAGACGGAGCGGCCGGAGTACCTCGTGCGCTTCGAGCAGGGCGCGCTCGCGCGGGAGCCCTGGGTGAAGCTGGAGGGGCGCACGCTGAGGCTCGGCGACGTCACCTATGAAGAGGTGGACGGCTTCTCCGCGCCCGTGCACGTCTACCGGCTGCGGCCGTAG